A window of the Clupea harengus chromosome 8, Ch_v2.0.2, whole genome shotgun sequence genome harbors these coding sequences:
- the ucp3 gene encoding mitochondrial uncoupling protein 3, giving the protein MVGMKPTDLAPTATVKFFGAGTAGCIADLVTFPLDTAKVRLQIQGEARAVEGVVAVQYRGVFGTITTMVRTEGARSLYNGLVAGLQRQMSFASVRIGLYDSMKQFYTKGSENASIVVRLMAGCTTGAMAVAFAQPTDVVKVRFQAQGRLTDGGKRYNGTMDAYRTIAREEGVRGLWKGCLPNITRNAIVNCAELVTYDLIKELILKYDIMTDNLPCHFTAAFGAGFCTTIVASPVDVVKTRFMNSTPSQYTSAINCALTMMTKEGPAAFYKGFTPSFLRLGSWNIVMFVSYEQIKRAMTRAQQSWESPI; this is encoded by the exons ATGGTTGGGATGAAGCCTACTGACCTGGCTCCAACTGCAACTGTGAAGTTCTTTGGCGCCGGAACGGCCGGCTGCATTGCTGACCTAGTCACCTTTCCTCTGGACACGGCTAAAGTCCGACTACAG ATCCAGGGAGAGGCGAGGGCAGTGGAGGGGGTTGTGGCGGTACAGTACCGGGGCGTCTTCGGCACCATCACCACCATGGTGCGCACGGAGGGCGCCCGGAGTCTGTACAACGGGCTGGTGGCCGGCCTCCAGAGACAGATGAGCTTCGCCTCAGTCCGCATCGGCCTCTACGACTCCATGAAGCAGTTTTACACAAAGGGTTCTGAAA ATGCCAGTATTGTTGTCCGTTTGATGGCTGGCTGTACCACTGGTGCCATGGCCGTTGCATTTGCTCAGCCTACTGATGTGGTGAAGGTCCGATTTCAGGCACAGGGCCGCCTGACTGATGGTGGGAAGAGATACAACGGCACCATGGATGCCTACAGAACCATCGCTCgtgaggagggagtgagaggactTTGGAAAG GCTGTCTGCCCAATATAACGCGTAATGCCATTGTGAACTGTGCTGAGCTGGTCACATATGACCTCATCAAAGAGCTCATCCTGAAGTATGACATCATGACAG ATAACCTTCCTTGTCACTTCACGGCTGCCTTTGGCGCTGGTTTCTGCACCACAATTGTGGCGTCGCCAGTGGATGTGGTTAAGACACGGTTCATGAACTCTACACCCAGCCAGTACACCAGTGCCATCAACTGTGCCCTAACGATGATGACCAAAGAGGGCCCTGCTGCTTTCTATAAAGG aTTCACGCCCTCGTTCTTACGCCTGGGATCCTGGAATATTGTGATGTTTGTTTCGTACGAGCAAATCAAAAGAGCCATGACAAGAGCACAGCAATCCTGGGAGTCACCGATTTGA
- the ucp2 gene encoding mitochondrial uncoupling protein 2 yields the protein MVGFGPADVPPTAAVKFVGAGTAACIADLVTFPLDTAKVRLQIQGEARGSTNGGQAKGVQYRGVFGTITTMVRTEGARSLYRGLVAGLQRQMSFASVRIGLYDSVKQFYTKGSEHAGIGSRLLAGCTTGAMAVAVAQPTDVVKVRFQAQVSSGGNAKRYQGTLDAYRTIGREEGIRGLWKGMGPNIARNAIVNCTELVTYDLIKDALISSTPLTDDLPCHFTSAFGAGFCTTVIASPVDVVKTRYMNSSRSQYSSAVNCAMSMLLKEGPMAFYKGFTPSFLRLGSWNVVMFVTYEQLKRAMMMARNNKASPL from the exons ATGGTTGGTTTTGGCCCTGCTGACGTGCCTCCTACGGCTGCTGTAAAGTTTGTTGGTGCTGGAACGGCAGCCTGCATCGCTGACCTGGTTACTTTTCCACTGGACACTGCCAAAGTTAGGCTCCAG ATCCAGGGTGAGGCAAGAGGCAGTACAAATGGTGGGCAGGCCAAAGGCGTGCAGTACCGGGGCGTCTTCGGCACCATCACCACCATGGTGCGCACGGAGGGCGCCCGGAGTCTGTACCGCGGACTGGTGGCCGGCCTCCAGAGACAGATGAGCTTTGCCTCTGTCCGCATCGGCCTCTACGACTCAGTCAAGCAGTTTTACACCAAGGGCTCAGAAC ATGCTGGGATCGGTAGTCGCCTTCTAGCAGGCTGCACAACTGGTGCCATGGCCGTTGCTGTGGCCCAGCCAACTGATGTGGTCAAGGTGCGCTTTCAGGCACAGGTCAGCTCTGGAGGCAACGCAAAACGATACCAAGGTACCTTGGATGCCTACAGGACCATTGGCAGAGAAGAGGGCATCCGAGGGCTGTGGAAAG GGATGGGCCCAAACATTGCCCGCAACGCCATAGTGAACTGCACCGAGCTGGTGACCTATGACCTAATTAAGGATGCACTTATCAGCTCAACCCCCTTAACTG ATGATCTCCCATGCCACTTTACGTCAGCCTTTGGTGCAGGCTTTTGCACCACTGTGATCGCCTCTCCAGTTGATGTTGTGAAGACAAGATACATGAACTCATCCCGCAGCCAGTACAGCAGTGCTGTGAACTGTGCGATGTCCATGCTACTCAAAGAGGGACCCATGGCTTTCTACAAAGG CTTCACACCATCTTTCCTAAGGCTGGGCTCCTGGAACGTGGTGATGTTCGTGACGTACGAACAGCTGAAGCGTGCTATGATGATGGCCCGCAACAACAAGGCCTCTCCTCTTTAA
- the dnajb13 gene encoding dnaJ homolog subfamily B member 13 isoform X3 translates to MQQMRTSKKRVYEKFNKLAEAYDVLSDPRKKATYDKFGEEGLKGGIPEEGNGAWTSGYTYNANPEKIFRQFFGGDNPFADFHTKEGDEANVAFGGLRGRGVKKQDPPIERDLHLALEDLFYGCTKKIKISRRVMNEDGHTSSIRDKILTINVKPGWNEGTRITFPKEGDQGPNNIAADIVFIVRQKSHPRFTRQDDDLIYTSHISLEKALTGFSVAVETLDSRLLSIPINDIVHPTYSKEVPGEGMPASSCPSTRGNLIIKFVLYFPQKLSAEKKQLIKQAFHT, encoded by the exons ATGCAACAGATGCGGACATCAAAAAAGC GTGTTTATGAAAAGTTCAACAAGCTCGCAGAGGCCTATGATGTTTTGAGTGATC CCCGGAAAAAGGCCACATACGACAAGTTTGGAGAAGAAGGTTTGAAAGGGGGTATTCCAGAGGAGGGAAATGGAGCTTGGACATCAGGATACACTTATAATGCAAATCCAGAAAAAATATTTAGACAGTTCTTTGGAGGAGACAATCCTTTTGCCG ATTTCCACACAAAAGAGGGGGATGAGGCTAACGTTGCATTTGGTGGACTGCGAGGTAGAGGAGTGAAAAAGCAAGACCCACCTATTGAGCGAGATCTCCACCTAGCCTTAGAGGATCTCTTTTATGGATGcaccaaaaaaattaaaatctcTCGCAGG GTTATGAATGAAGATGGACACACATCCAGCATCAGGGACAAGATTCTTACCATCAATGTCAAACCAGGATGGAACGAAGGGACCAGGATAACATTCCCAAAAGAGGGAGATCAG GGCCCCAATAATATCGCAGCAGATATTGTGTTCATTGTGCGTCAGAAGAGTCATCCCCGCTTTACCCGCCAGGATGACGACTTGATTTACACCTCTCATATATCTCTGGAGAAG GCCCTGACCGGTTTCTCTGTGGCTGTTGAGACACTAGACAGCAGGCTTCTCAGCATTCCAATAAATGATATTGTGCA TCCCACTTACAGTAAGGAAGTACCAGGAGAGGGAATGCCGGCATCCAGCTGTCCGAGTACGAGAGGGAACCTCATCATCAAGTTTGTCCTTTACTTCCCCCAGAAGCTCTCCGCAGAGAAGAAACAACTCATTAAGCAAGCTTTCCATACCTGA
- the dnajb13 gene encoding dnaJ homolog subfamily B member 13 isoform X2: MGRDYYAALEINRNATDADIKKAYRRLSLKYHPQTNDMPGVYEKFNKLAEAYDVLSDPRKKATYDKFGEEGLKGGIPEEGNGAWTSGYTYNANPEKIFRQFFGGDNPFADFHTKEGDEANVAFGGLRGRGVKKQDPPIERDLHLALEDLFYGCTKKIKISRRVMNEDGHTSSIRDKILTINVKPGWNEGTRITFPKEGDQGPNNIAADIVFIVRQKSHPRFTRQDDDLIYTSHISLEKALTGFSVAVETLDSRLLSIPINDIVHPTYSKEVPGEGMPASSCPSTRGNLIIKFVLYFPQKLSAEKKQLIKQAFHT, translated from the exons ATGGGTCGGGATTACTACGCCGCGTTGGAAATCAACAGAAATGCAACAGATGCGGACATCAAAAAAGC GTATCGACGTCTTTCGTTGAAATATCATCCACAAACTAATGACATGCCAGGTGTTTATGAAAAGTTCAACAAGCTCGCAGAGGCCTATGATGTTTTGAGTGATC CCCGGAAAAAGGCCACATACGACAAGTTTGGAGAAGAAGGTTTGAAAGGGGGTATTCCAGAGGAGGGAAATGGAGCTTGGACATCAGGATACACTTATAATGCAAATCCAGAAAAAATATTTAGACAGTTCTTTGGAGGAGACAATCCTTTTGCCG ATTTCCACACAAAAGAGGGGGATGAGGCTAACGTTGCATTTGGTGGACTGCGAGGTAGAGGAGTGAAAAAGCAAGACCCACCTATTGAGCGAGATCTCCACCTAGCCTTAGAGGATCTCTTTTATGGATGcaccaaaaaaattaaaatctcTCGCAGG GTTATGAATGAAGATGGACACACATCCAGCATCAGGGACAAGATTCTTACCATCAATGTCAAACCAGGATGGAACGAAGGGACCAGGATAACATTCCCAAAAGAGGGAGATCAG GGCCCCAATAATATCGCAGCAGATATTGTGTTCATTGTGCGTCAGAAGAGTCATCCCCGCTTTACCCGCCAGGATGACGACTTGATTTACACCTCTCATATATCTCTGGAGAAG GCCCTGACCGGTTTCTCTGTGGCTGTTGAGACACTAGACAGCAGGCTTCTCAGCATTCCAATAAATGATATTGTGCA TCCCACTTACAGTAAGGAAGTACCAGGAGAGGGAATGCCGGCATCCAGCTGTCCGAGTACGAGAGGGAACCTCATCATCAAGTTTGTCCTTTACTTCCCCCAGAAGCTCTCCGCAGAGAAGAAACAACTCATTAAGCAAGCTTTCCATACCTGA
- the dnajb13 gene encoding dnaJ homolog subfamily B member 13 isoform X1: MTAMGRDYYAALEINRNATDADIKKAYRRLSLKYHPQTNDMPGVYEKFNKLAEAYDVLSDPRKKATYDKFGEEGLKGGIPEEGNGAWTSGYTYNANPEKIFRQFFGGDNPFADFHTKEGDEANVAFGGLRGRGVKKQDPPIERDLHLALEDLFYGCTKKIKISRRVMNEDGHTSSIRDKILTINVKPGWNEGTRITFPKEGDQGPNNIAADIVFIVRQKSHPRFTRQDDDLIYTSHISLEKALTGFSVAVETLDSRLLSIPINDIVHPTYSKEVPGEGMPASSCPSTRGNLIIKFVLYFPQKLSAEKKQLIKQAFHT, from the exons ATGACAGCTATGGGTCGGGATTACTACGCCGCGTTGGAAATCAACAGAAATGCAACAGATGCGGACATCAAAAAAGC GTATCGACGTCTTTCGTTGAAATATCATCCACAAACTAATGACATGCCAGGTGTTTATGAAAAGTTCAACAAGCTCGCAGAGGCCTATGATGTTTTGAGTGATC CCCGGAAAAAGGCCACATACGACAAGTTTGGAGAAGAAGGTTTGAAAGGGGGTATTCCAGAGGAGGGAAATGGAGCTTGGACATCAGGATACACTTATAATGCAAATCCAGAAAAAATATTTAGACAGTTCTTTGGAGGAGACAATCCTTTTGCCG ATTTCCACACAAAAGAGGGGGATGAGGCTAACGTTGCATTTGGTGGACTGCGAGGTAGAGGAGTGAAAAAGCAAGACCCACCTATTGAGCGAGATCTCCACCTAGCCTTAGAGGATCTCTTTTATGGATGcaccaaaaaaattaaaatctcTCGCAGG GTTATGAATGAAGATGGACACACATCCAGCATCAGGGACAAGATTCTTACCATCAATGTCAAACCAGGATGGAACGAAGGGACCAGGATAACATTCCCAAAAGAGGGAGATCAG GGCCCCAATAATATCGCAGCAGATATTGTGTTCATTGTGCGTCAGAAGAGTCATCCCCGCTTTACCCGCCAGGATGACGACTTGATTTACACCTCTCATATATCTCTGGAGAAG GCCCTGACCGGTTTCTCTGTGGCTGTTGAGACACTAGACAGCAGGCTTCTCAGCATTCCAATAAATGATATTGTGCA TCCCACTTACAGTAAGGAAGTACCAGGAGAGGGAATGCCGGCATCCAGCTGTCCGAGTACGAGAGGGAACCTCATCATCAAGTTTGTCCTTTACTTCCCCCAGAAGCTCTCCGCAGAGAAGAAACAACTCATTAAGCAAGCTTTCCATACCTGA
- the LOC122133056 gene encoding 39S ribosomal protein L48, mitochondrial-like — translation MKQIKAATDTEYGVLNVSVSGYDMTLVEHYAQYIHNLCNRLHISVDESYALPTKTTEVMVMQDKSTKMYVDAVLKTYERVVQISQLSAMFCPIFLEVLLKNQPEGVQLSVKDHTEADYQARYKARPELEGLIAQMS, via the exons aTGAAACAGATCAAGGCTGCCACCGATACAGAGTACGGCGTGCTCAATGTGTCAGTATCTGGATATGATATGACTTTGGTGGAACACTACGCCCAATACATCCATAATCTCTGCAACCGCTTGCATATCTCAGTAGACGAAAG CTATGCTTTACCAACCAAGACCACAGAGGTGATGGTAATGCAAGACAAAAGCACTAAGATGTATGTGGATGCAGTTCTGAAGACATACGAAAGAGTTGTTCAG ATCAGCCAGCTGAGTGCGATGTTTTGTCCCATTTTCCTGGAGGTGCTCCTTAAGAACCAACCTGAGGGAGTGCAGCTTTCTGTGAAGGAT CATACAGAAGCAGACTACCAGGCACGCTACAAAGCTCGACCAGAACTTGAGGGACTGATTGCACAAATGAGTTAG